GCCTCGACGGCCAGCAACTGGCCGAGCAGGGCCACGCCGAGGTTGGAGTAGTCGAACTCACCCCGGCCACTCAGCGAGGCGGTGAGGGCATCGTCGATGACGTCCTCCGGGCTGGTCCCCTCGTAGGGGTTGGCACCGGTGAGAGAGGTGACCACGCTGGTGATGATCCCGTTGCTGCCGCCCAGCCGGGGCAGGCCCGAGGTGTGGTCGGCCAGTTCCCGGAGGGTGACGTCGGCGACCGCGGCGTCCCCGGCGTCGATGATCTCGCCGACCGTGGTGTCGAGGGTGACTCGGCCGGCCTCGATCTGGTTGATGAGGATCTGCGCGGTGAAGGTCTTGGTCACCGAGCCGATCTCGAACTCGGTGTGCTCGTCCGCGCCGAGACCGGCGAAGGTGACCTCGTCGCCGGCGACGGTGAACGCTGCGATGTTCCGGTGACCGGATTCGGCGTGCTCCGCCAGCCGGGCGGCGAGTGCCTCATCCCCGGTGCGTTCATCGGAGGGGGTGATGTGGTCGGGGCCGAGCACGAGCGCGGCAGCCGCGACGGCGAGCCCGACGACGACGGCGACGGCCAGTGCGGTGGTGGTCTTCGTCTGCATGGTGGGACTCCTAGTGGTCTTCTAGTGGTCTTCGCTGGCGGCGATGATGGTGAGCAGGGGAACGACCCGGGCGGAGCGTACCGAATGCCGTCCACCGGATTCCTTGGCCACCCAGCCGCCGGCCTGCAGTGCGCCGAGATGGTGGTAGGCCGTGCCGGTGGAGGAGACGACGTGCTCGTCGACCAACTCGGTGACTGTCGCCGGGGCGCACAGTAACCGGCGCAGGATCGCTCCGCGGACCGGGTGGGCGAGCGCGGCCAGCCGGTCGAGGTTGTCATCCCAGGGTTCGTCGACGAGGACATGGGTTGGCCGGTGCCACTGGTAGACCGCCCGGCGTCCGCCGATGGACACGTCGCCGGCGAAGATGACGGAGCCGTCGGGGAAGTCGCCGCGGCGGGGGAGTTCGTCGAGCAGCCACAGCGCATCGGCGTCGCCGGTCGGCGCGCCGGGTCGGGTGGGAGACGCAGGTTCCGTGGTGCCCGGTGTCGGAGTGCTCTGCGTCGGGGCGGCCTCGAGGGCGGATTCGAGTGCGTCGAGACGTGCCTCGACGGCGGCCAGCCGAGCATGCACGTCTGTGTCGGTGCGGTCGGAACGGGATTCCATAATTCCAAAACTACAGAACAATGGAATCGGTGGCAACGTCTAGAGATCGCCGACGTGACTGAGCAGCAGCAGAACCCCGAGGTCGACACCGATCTCCGCCGCCAGTGGAACGACCTCGCCGAGCAGGTCCGCCACCACCGCGACCTGTACTACAACGACCAGCCGGACATCCCGGACGCGGACTTCGACGCCCTGTTCCGGCAACTGCAGGAACTTGAGGCCGAGCACCCCGAACTCGCGGTGCCGGACAGCCCGACGATGGAGGTCGGCGCCCCCGCGGTGGTCAGCTCCACCTTCGCCAACGTCGAGCACCTCGAACGCATGATGAGCCTGGACAACGTCTTCGACGACGAGGAGCTCGCCGAGTGGCTGGCGCGCACCCCGAGCCAGACCTACCTCACCGAGCTCAAGATCGACGGGCTCTCGCTGGCGCTGGTCTACCGCGACGGCGTTCTCGAGCGGGCCGCCACGCGTGGCGACGGCCGGGTCGGCGAGGATGTGACCGCCAACGCGAAGGTCATCGACGACATCCCGCACGAGCTCACCGGCACCGAGGAGTTCCCCGTCCCGGCGCTCGTGGAGGTCCGCGGCGAGGTGTTCATCGCCGTCGAGGACTTCGCCGAGGTCAACGAGCTGCGTCAGGCCGAGGGCGGCAAGCCCTTCGCCAACCCCCGCAACGCCGCCGCCGGTTCGCTGCGGCAGAAGAATCCGGCGGACGTGCGCAAGCGGCGCCTGCGCATGGTCTGCCACGGCATCGGCGCGCGGGAGG
Above is a window of Corynebacterium suedekumii DNA encoding:
- a CDS encoding ArsR/SmtB family transcription factor encodes the protein MESRSDRTDTDVHARLAAVEARLDALESALEAAPTQSTPTPGTTEPASPTRPGAPTGDADALWLLDELPRRGDFPDGSVIFAGDVSIGGRRAVYQWHRPTHVLVDEPWDDNLDRLAALAHPVRGAILRRLLCAPATVTELVDEHVVSSTGTAYHHLGALQAGGWVAKESGGRHSVRSARVVPLLTIIAASEDH
- a CDS encoding serine hydrolase domain-containing protein, with the translated sequence MQTKTTTALAVAVVVGLAVAAAALVLGPDHITPSDERTGDEALAARLAEHAESGHRNIAAFTVAGDEVTFAGLGADEHTEFEIGSVTKTFTAQILINQIEAGRVTLDTTVGEIIDAGDAAVADVTLRELADHTSGLPRLGGSNGIITSVVTSLTGANPYEGTSPEDVIDDALTASLSGRGEFDYSNLGVALLGQLLAVEADTTYGHLLDEQILEPLGMTDTYLMETGTVPADAPRGLLTTGRVAQPWETDGYGPTGGLRSTPADMARWARFLLDSGVPEITWGEGPDGSHSHNGGTYGYSSTLIVDPEQQRAVFTVGDTMHDVDAVADHLWKEQ